A part of Desulfofundulus salinus genomic DNA contains:
- a CDS encoding (2Fe-2S)-binding protein: MRIEQHPVLEFRRGKKIKFTFDGKEYEGYEGETIAAALHAAGIRVMRESPVLHRPRGLFCAIGNCSSCLMIVNGEPNVRICVEKLRPGMVVESQKGKGVIYAAGN; this comes from the coding sequence ATGCGTATAGAGCAGCACCCGGTTTTGGAATTCAGGCGAGGTAAAAAAATAAAGTTTACCTTTGACGGCAAAGAGTATGAAGGCTACGAAGGGGAAACTATTGCCGCGGCCCTGCACGCCGCCGGCATCCGGGTCATGCGGGAAAGCCCGGTGCTCCACCGCCCCCGGGGCCTTTTCTGTGCCATCGGCAACTGTTCCTCCTGTCTCATGATTGTAAACGGGGAACCCAACGTGCGGATATGCGTGGAAAAGCTGCGCCCGGGCATGGTGGTGGAAAGCCAGAAAGGAAAGGGAGTTATTTATGCAGCAGGAAATTAG
- the moaA gene encoding GTP 3',8-cyclase MoaA, which produces MEDRYQREINYLRVSVTDRCNLRCHYCMPPQGVSVVPRKEILTLEEIVRVVQASTRVGVKKVRLTGGEPLVRRGITGLVRALAAIPEIDDLALTTNGILLAAQAGQLKAAGLRRVNVSLDTLKPERYSYITRGGRLEAVWQGIERSLELGLHPVKLNVVVVRGFNDDEICDLARLSLDRPLHVRFIELMPFGTAAGVSREGYVSTAEIRGWIEEELGQLQEVRKLTGSGPARYYRLAGAAGTIGFISAVSDHFCGRCNRLRLTATGALRPCLFHEYEIDLKGPLRRGATLDELAELVARAVRDKPGQHHLNQGQSCSRKNMSQIGG; this is translated from the coding sequence ATGGAAGACCGCTATCAAAGGGAGATAAACTACCTGCGGGTTTCGGTCACCGACCGCTGTAATTTACGCTGCCATTACTGCATGCCTCCCCAGGGTGTATCCGTCGTGCCCCGGAAGGAAATCCTTACCCTGGAAGAAATTGTCCGGGTGGTCCAGGCATCTACAAGGGTGGGAGTGAAAAAAGTGCGCCTTACCGGAGGGGAGCCTTTGGTACGCCGCGGGATAACCGGTCTTGTGCGGGCGCTGGCCGCCATACCGGAAATTGACGACCTGGCCCTCACCACCAACGGCATCCTGCTGGCCGCCCAGGCCGGCCAGTTAAAGGCCGCCGGTCTGCGCCGGGTAAACGTCAGCCTGGATACATTAAAACCCGAACGCTACAGTTACATTACCCGGGGAGGCCGGCTGGAAGCGGTATGGCAGGGAATTGAGAGGTCCCTGGAGCTGGGCCTTCATCCGGTTAAGCTAAATGTGGTGGTCGTGCGCGGATTTAATGATGATGAAATTTGCGATCTGGCCCGCCTTTCATTAGACCGGCCGCTGCACGTACGTTTCATTGAATTGATGCCCTTTGGAACAGCTGCCGGCGTTTCCAGGGAAGGCTATGTTTCCACGGCGGAAATCAGGGGGTGGATTGAGGAGGAACTGGGCCAGTTGCAGGAAGTGCGTAAGCTGACGGGTAGTGGGCCGGCACGTTACTACCGCCTGGCGGGGGCGGCGGGGACCATTGGGTTTATCAGTGCGGTGAGCGACCATTTCTGCGGACGGTGCAACCGCCTGCGTCTGACCGCCACCGGCGCTTTAAGACCGTGCCTTTTTCATGAATACGAAATTGATCTCAAAGGGCCTTTGCGCCGGGGGGCTACCCTGGATGAACTGGCTGAACTGGTAGCCCGGGCTGTCCGGGACAAGCCCGGCCAGCACCATTTAAACCAGGGGCAGTCCTGCTCCCGGAAAAACATGTCTCAAATTGGTGGGTAG
- the moaC gene encoding cyclic pyranopterin monophosphate synthase MoaC, which yields MEGTPLNHFDFQGKAHMVDVSGKGDTLREAVARGEVLMRPETLNIIAGGTAAKGDVLGVARLAGIMAAKKTQELIPLAHPIPLTSVHVDFRLQPPDRVEIQARVRTTGRTGVEMEALTATSVAALTIYDMCKAVDRAMIIQNIRLVSKRGGKSGEFRREGEEEWE from the coding sequence ATGGAAGGCACGCCTTTAAACCATTTTGACTTCCAGGGCAAGGCTCACATGGTGGATGTAAGCGGGAAAGGGGATACCCTCCGGGAGGCGGTTGCCCGGGGGGAAGTGCTCATGCGCCCGGAAACCTTAAACATCATTGCCGGCGGTACTGCAGCCAAGGGAGATGTGCTGGGGGTAGCCCGGCTGGCCGGGATCATGGCCGCCAAAAAAACGCAGGAACTCATTCCCCTGGCCCATCCCATTCCTTTAACCAGTGTGCACGTGGATTTTCGCCTGCAGCCCCCTGACAGGGTGGAGATCCAGGCCCGGGTACGGACCACCGGCAGGACCGGGGTGGAAATGGAGGCCCTCACGGCCACAAGTGTGGCCGCCCTGACTATCTATGATATGTGCAAGGCCGTGGACCGGGCCATGATAATCCAGAATATCCGGCTGGTTAGCAAAAGAGGCGGCAAAAGCGGGGAATTCCGGCGGGAGGGAGAAGAAGAATGGGAGTAA
- a CDS encoding MOSC domain-containing protein has translation MGVIVAVCASPEKGTRKKNIGTGMLVANHGLEGDAHAGHWHRQVSLLAMESIQKMRELGLDVNPGDFAENITTEGIDLTSLPVGTRLAIGPEAIGEVTQIGKACHSACEIRRLTGDCIMPREGIFVRILAGGPVKVGDRIEVLEPGSSSGR, from the coding sequence ATGGGAGTAATCGTAGCAGTGTGCGCAAGCCCGGAAAAGGGCACGCGCAAAAAGAACATTGGTACCGGTATGCTGGTGGCCAATCACGGTCTGGAGGGGGATGCCCACGCCGGGCACTGGCACCGCCAGGTCAGCCTTCTGGCCATGGAGAGCATCCAAAAAATGCGTGAACTGGGTTTGGACGTTAATCCTGGTGATTTTGCCGAAAACATTACCACCGAGGGGATAGATCTGACCAGTCTGCCCGTGGGTACCCGGCTGGCCATCGGCCCTGAAGCCATTGGGGAGGTAACCCAGATCGGCAAGGCATGCCATTCTGCCTGTGAGATCCGCCGGCTGACCGGGGACTGCATTATGCCCCGGGAGGGCATCTTTGTGCGTATTCTTGCCGGCGGGCCGGTGAAGGTGGGAGACCGGATAGAAGTCCTTGAACCGGGGAGTAGTTCCGGGAGATGA
- the mobB gene encoding molybdopterin-guanine dinucleotide biosynthesis protein B, producing the protein MSGPPGICIVGTSNAGKTTFLEKLIAEFERRGYRVGTIKHHHGDFEIDKPGKDTWRHARAGARAVCISAPRKIAVIRQVDEELSPEQIVPLLGPVDIVLAEGYKKADWPQIEVCPLKGCTALVGRKDRLIALVGDGVSHSQLPCFGTDETGAVADLIINFLGLE; encoded by the coding sequence ATGTCCGGCCCGCCTGGAATATGCATCGTAGGAACTTCCAACGCAGGTAAGACCACTTTTCTGGAGAAGCTGATTGCGGAATTTGAACGGCGCGGCTACCGCGTGGGAACCATCAAGCACCACCATGGCGATTTTGAAATAGATAAGCCGGGGAAGGATACCTGGCGCCATGCCCGGGCCGGTGCCCGGGCGGTATGCATTTCCGCTCCCCGTAAAATTGCCGTCATCCGCCAGGTGGATGAAGAGTTGTCCCCGGAGCAAATCGTTCCTTTGCTTGGCCCGGTGGATATCGTCCTGGCGGAAGGATACAAAAAGGCGGACTGGCCCCAGATCGAGGTCTGCCCGCTCAAGGGATGCACCGCCCTGGTAGGGAGAAAGGACCGGCTTATTGCCCTGGTGGGCGATGGAGTTTCCCATTCTCAGCTCCCCTGTTTTGGTACTGACGAAACAGGAGCGGTGGCGGATCTGATTATCAATTTTCTGGGCCTTGAATAA
- a CDS encoding MTH1187 family thiamine-binding protein, which translates to MAVVEVSIVPIGTAGTSLSAYVARCVDVLQSEKNIHYQLTPMGTIMEGDLDVIFSVVRRMHEVPFSQGIARVVTTIRIDDRRDKELTMAGKVSAVEEKLK; encoded by the coding sequence ATGGCCGTGGTGGAAGTAAGCATCGTACCTATCGGTACCGCCGGTACCAGTTTGAGTGCCTATGTAGCCCGGTGTGTGGATGTCCTGCAGAGCGAAAAGAATATTCACTATCAGCTGACCCCCATGGGGACCATCATGGAAGGGGATCTGGATGTCATTTTTTCGGTGGTCCGCCGGATGCACGAAGTGCCCTTTAGCCAGGGGATTGCCCGGGTGGTAACCACCATTCGCATTGACGACCGGCGGGATAAGGAATTGACCATGGCTGGCAAAGTGTCAGCGGTGGAGGAAAAGCTCAAGTAA
- the holA gene encoding DNA polymerase III subunit delta — MKYYLDLINDLEKGNIAPVYLFYGEEAFLQEKAVQRFREKLLMPPAGEFNLDILDGEEVTEEDIASRAQTPPFMAGWRLVVVRHAPFFTGSPGTSGKKGTKASSRDTETPLLAYVRQPAPTTCLIFTTTHPVDQRRRLFKSLKETGRVVEFTYLKTRDLVRWLEKQARLVHKTITPAAAGLLVRRVGPSLFVLSQEMAKLISYTGSRETILEEDIYRLTVPVLEENIFNVVDAIGERRIGAALEGIRELIRQGQTGPAILAMVARQFRLILQALELTAEKRPPGEVAAKLGVHPFVAQKILAQSGNFTREQVVTALQKLLELDRAVKRGRLEFYPGIEMFLLEIGLGTVA, encoded by the coding sequence TTGAAATACTATCTTGATTTAATTAACGATCTGGAGAAAGGGAATATTGCTCCGGTCTATCTCTTTTACGGCGAGGAGGCATTTCTGCAGGAAAAGGCCGTCCAAAGGTTCCGGGAGAAACTTCTGATGCCCCCGGCAGGGGAATTCAACCTTGACATTCTGGACGGGGAAGAGGTCACCGAAGAGGATATTGCCTCGCGGGCACAAACCCCCCCTTTTATGGCCGGCTGGCGCCTGGTCGTGGTCCGCCATGCCCCCTTTTTTACCGGTTCTCCCGGTACCTCCGGCAAAAAGGGAACCAAAGCTTCCTCCCGGGATACGGAGACCCCTTTGCTGGCCTATGTGCGGCAGCCTGCCCCCACTACCTGCCTGATTTTTACCACCACTCATCCCGTAGATCAGCGGCGACGCCTTTTTAAATCGCTTAAAGAAACCGGCCGGGTAGTGGAATTTACCTACTTAAAAACCCGGGACCTGGTGCGCTGGCTGGAAAAACAGGCGCGCCTGGTCCACAAGACCATCACTCCAGCCGCCGCCGGGTTGCTGGTACGGCGGGTGGGTCCCAGCCTGTTTGTTTTGAGCCAGGAAATGGCAAAGTTAATTTCTTATACCGGTTCCAGGGAAACCATCCTGGAGGAAGACATTTATCGCCTCACCGTGCCGGTGCTGGAGGAGAATATTTTTAACGTGGTCGATGCTATCGGGGAAAGGCGGATCGGGGCGGCGCTGGAGGGCATCCGGGAGTTAATACGACAAGGGCAGACGGGTCCGGCTATTCTGGCCATGGTGGCCCGGCAGTTCCGCCTGATCCTGCAGGCCCTGGAACTAACCGCCGAAAAACGGCCGCCGGGTGAGGTGGCGGCAAAACTGGGAGTTCATCCCTTTGTCGCCCAAAAGATTTTAGCCCAGTCAGGCAATTTCACCCGGGAGCAGGTAGTCACGGCCTTGCAAAAACTTTTGGAACTGGACCGGGCGGTGAAGAGGGGCAGGTTGGAGTTTTACCCGGGCATCGAAATGTTCCTGCTGGAGATAGGCCTGGGAACCGTGGCGTAA
- the rpsT gene encoding 30S ribosomal protein S20: protein MPNTRSAIKRVKVTRRRTLRNKQLKSALRTAIKKFERALSAGVNVEETRELLRRALRAIDKAVTKGIIHKNTAARKKSRLTRRFNRQVS from the coding sequence GTGCCCAATACCAGGTCGGCCATAAAAAGGGTGAAGGTGACCCGCAGGCGCACCCTCCGTAATAAGCAGCTGAAGTCCGCCCTGCGCACTGCCATTAAGAAGTTTGAGCGGGCTCTGTCAGCCGGTGTCAATGTGGAGGAGACGAGGGAACTCTTGCGCCGGGCGTTAAGGGCCATTGACAAGGCGGTAACGAAGGGTATCATACATAAAAATACTGCTGCCCGTAAAAAATCCCGCCTGACCAGACGGTTCAACCGCCAGGTAAGTTAA
- a CDS encoding phage holin family protein, producing the protein MQWMGVIVRFIVSALVLIVVSWLSPGFVVRGGFVGALIAAVVIAALGYIVEALLGDRISPQSRGIVGFITAAVVIYVAQFIIPNLLSVNLLGALIAAFVIGLIDAVVPTVLR; encoded by the coding sequence ATGCAGTGGATGGGAGTGATTGTAAGGTTTATCGTCTCGGCGCTGGTGCTCATTGTGGTGAGCTGGCTCTCCCCGGGTTTTGTGGTGCGCGGGGGGTTCGTAGGGGCACTGATTGCCGCGGTGGTTATTGCCGCGCTGGGTTATATTGTGGAAGCCCTCCTGGGCGACCGGATTTCACCCCAGAGCCGGGGCATAGTAGGTTTTATTACCGCGGCAGTAGTAATCTACGTCGCTCAGTTTATCATTCCCAACCTGCTCAGTGTTAATTTGCTGGGCGCGTTGATTGCCGCCTTCGTTATCGGACTTATAGATGCTGTAGTGCCTACAGTATTGCGCTAG